The following coding sequences lie in one Streptomyces xiamenensis genomic window:
- the hemQ gene encoding hydrogen peroxide-dependent heme synthase: protein MTTASDKTPNAGKRAKDLNEVIRYTLWSVFRLRDVLPEDRGGIAEEVTELFEQLADKDITVRGTYDVSGLRADADVMIWWHAETSDALQDAYNLFRRTRLGRALEPVWSNMALHRPAEFNKSHIPAFLADEQARDYVSVYPFVRSYDWYLLPDEERRTLLAEHGKMARGYPDVRANTVASFSLGDYEWILAFEADELHRIVDLMRHLRGSKARLYVREEIPFYTGRRKSVSELVASLA, encoded by the coding sequence ATGACGACTGCATCCGACAAGACCCCCAACGCCGGCAAGCGGGCCAAGGACCTGAACGAGGTCATCCGCTACACGCTGTGGTCGGTGTTCCGGCTGCGCGACGTGCTGCCCGAGGACCGCGGCGGCATCGCGGAGGAGGTCACGGAGCTGTTCGAGCAGCTGGCCGACAAGGACATCACCGTACGCGGCACGTACGACGTCTCCGGGCTGCGCGCCGACGCCGATGTGATGATCTGGTGGCACGCGGAGACCTCGGACGCCCTCCAGGACGCGTACAACCTCTTCCGCCGCACCCGCCTGGGCCGCGCGCTGGAGCCGGTGTGGTCGAACATGGCGCTGCACCGCCCCGCCGAGTTCAACAAGTCGCACATCCCGGCGTTCCTCGCCGACGAGCAGGCCCGCGACTACGTGAGCGTCTACCCGTTCGTGCGCTCCTACGACTGGTACCTGCTGCCGGACGAGGAGCGGCGCACGCTGCTGGCCGAGCACGGCAAGATGGCGCGCGGCTACCCCGACGTCCGGGCGAACACCGTCGCCTCGTTCTCGCTGGGCGACTACGAGTGGATCCTGGCCTTCGAGGCGGACGAACTGCACCGCATCGTCGACCTGATGCGCCACCTGCGCGGCTCGAAGGCGCGGCTGTACGTGCGGGAGGAGATCCCGTTCTACACCGGGCGCCGCAAGTCGGTCTCCGAACTGGTGGCCTCGCTCGCCTGA
- a CDS encoding PPK2 family polyphosphate kinase, with translation MATELRDLLRVTPGGKAELAGRDPDDTPGFKGKKAKARTELDAMAPVLADLQERLFAASTGGDRHRVLLVLQGMDTAGKGGTVKHVIGHLNPAGCRIRAFKTPTPQELGHHFLWRISNGLPGAGEVGIFDRSHYEDVLAVRVHHLVDKEVWSRRYAEINAWEEALTRDGLVLVKVFLHIGRDEQRDRLLRRLDRTDKHWKFSRNDITERALWPHYRKAYEAALERCSTRAAPWYVVPANHRWYRNWAVSRLLLEHLREIDPRFPPGDFDVEEARRRLLAE, from the coding sequence ATGGCGACCGAGCTGCGTGACCTGCTGCGGGTGACGCCGGGCGGCAAGGCGGAGCTGGCCGGCCGTGACCCGGACGACACCCCCGGATTCAAGGGCAAGAAGGCCAAGGCGCGCACCGAGCTGGACGCGATGGCGCCGGTCCTGGCCGATCTCCAGGAACGGCTGTTCGCGGCGAGCACCGGCGGCGACCGGCACCGGGTACTGCTGGTGCTCCAGGGCATGGACACCGCGGGCAAGGGCGGCACCGTCAAGCATGTGATCGGGCACCTCAACCCGGCCGGCTGCCGGATCAGGGCGTTCAAGACACCCACCCCGCAGGAGCTGGGGCACCACTTCCTGTGGCGGATCAGCAACGGTCTGCCGGGCGCCGGGGAGGTCGGCATCTTCGACCGCTCGCACTACGAGGACGTGCTGGCGGTGCGGGTGCACCACCTGGTCGACAAGGAGGTCTGGTCGCGGCGGTACGCGGAGATCAACGCCTGGGAGGAGGCGCTGACCCGCGACGGCCTGGTGCTGGTGAAGGTCTTCCTGCACATCGGACGGGACGAGCAGCGCGACCGGCTGCTGCGCCGTCTGGACCGCACCGACAAGCACTGGAAGTTCAGCCGCAACGACATCACCGAGCGCGCCCTGTGGCCGCACTACCGCAAGGCGTACGAGGCGGCGCTGGAACGCTGCTCGACCCGGGCCGCGCCCTGGTACGTGGTGCCCGCCAACCACCGCTGGTACCGCAACTGGGCGGTCAGCCGACTGCTGCTGGAACATCTGCGGGAGATCGACCCGCGCTTCCCGCCCGGCGACTTCGACGTGGAGGAGGCCCGGCGCCGGCTGCTCGCCGAGTGA
- the zapE gene encoding cell division protein ZapE, with product MVSSTAIPESSSGTTAPAALADRAPQVPADRLVAELVPPPRFDAVRFATYVPDPGQPSQAAAVEALSGFAAGLGAPAAQAGGRRGLWRRAPRTPARSGARGMYLDGGYGVGKTHLLASLWHATDAPTELKAFGTFVELTNLVGALGFQQTVKTLSGHRLLCIDEFELDDPGDTVLVSSLLGKLVAEGVALAATSNTLPGKLGEGRFAAADFLREIQGLSAHFTPLRIDGEDYRHRGLPKAPEPRTDDEVTRAAYATPGASLDDFGDLLDHLARVHPSRYGAMCEELTAVALTGVRPVADQSTALRLVVLADRLYDREVPVLASGVPFDELFGEEMLRGGYRKKYFRAISRLTALARDAGRLVPAP from the coding sequence ATTGTGTCCAGCACCGCCATACCCGAGTCCAGCAGCGGAACGACCGCCCCCGCCGCGCTTGCCGACCGCGCGCCCCAGGTGCCCGCCGACCGGCTGGTGGCCGAGCTCGTCCCGCCGCCGCGCTTCGACGCGGTGCGCTTCGCCACCTACGTACCGGACCCCGGACAGCCCTCCCAGGCCGCCGCGGTGGAGGCGCTGAGCGGCTTCGCCGCCGGGCTCGGCGCACCGGCCGCCCAGGCCGGCGGGCGGCGCGGCCTGTGGCGGCGCGCCCCGCGTACCCCCGCGCGCTCCGGAGCCCGCGGCATGTACCTGGACGGCGGCTACGGCGTCGGCAAGACCCATCTGCTCGCCTCCCTGTGGCACGCCACCGACGCCCCCACCGAGCTGAAGGCGTTCGGCACCTTCGTGGAGCTGACCAACCTGGTGGGCGCGCTCGGCTTCCAGCAGACGGTGAAGACCCTGTCCGGGCACCGGCTGCTGTGCATCGACGAGTTCGAGCTGGACGACCCGGGCGACACCGTGCTGGTGTCCTCGCTGCTGGGCAAGCTGGTCGCCGAGGGCGTGGCGCTGGCCGCCACCTCCAACACGCTGCCCGGCAAGCTGGGCGAGGGCCGGTTCGCCGCGGCGGACTTCCTGCGCGAGATCCAGGGCCTGTCCGCGCACTTCACGCCGCTGCGCATCGACGGCGAGGACTACCGGCACCGCGGGCTCCCCAAGGCCCCGGAGCCACGCACCGACGACGAGGTGACGCGGGCCGCGTACGCCACCCCCGGCGCCTCGCTGGACGACTTCGGCGATCTGCTGGACCACCTGGCCCGGGTGCACCCCAGCCGGTACGGGGCGATGTGCGAGGAGCTGACGGCGGTGGCGCTGACCGGCGTACGGCCGGTGGCCGACCAGTCCACCGCGCTGCGCCTGGTGGTGCTCGCCGACCGGCTGTACGACCGGGAGGTCCCGGTGCTGGCGTCCGGGGTGCCGTTCGACGAGTTGTTCGGCGAGGAGATGCTGCGCGGCGGGTACCGCAAGAAGTACTTCCGGGCCATCTCCCGGCTGACCGCCCTGGCCCGCGACGCCGGGCGGCTGGTGCCCGCCCCCTGA
- a CDS encoding pyrimidine reductase family protein → MRRLLPPALDVPDDALDRPWEPAELAGVYAYPQEHLHGQGWLRANMVTSVDGAAHHGGRSQPLSHPADMRIFGVLRALADVVIVGAETVRQERYRPARERAEFAARRAEAGQTPVAAIAVVSASLHLDFSLPLFTEPVVPTMLITGPAAPRHGLDAARAAGAEVITVGEGAEVDPLRVKAELVRRGYTRLLTEGGPRLLGAFAEAGALDELCLTTSPRYAVGTAGRVMSGPGIEVPRELELTSLLEESGFLFGRYRRV, encoded by the coding sequence ATGCGACGCCTGCTGCCTCCCGCCCTCGATGTTCCGGATGACGCCCTCGACCGTCCCTGGGAGCCGGCCGAGCTGGCCGGGGTCTACGCCTACCCGCAGGAGCATCTGCACGGGCAGGGCTGGCTGCGCGCCAACATGGTCACCTCGGTGGACGGCGCGGCCCATCACGGCGGGCGCTCCCAGCCGCTGTCCCACCCGGCGGACATGCGGATCTTCGGGGTACTGCGGGCGCTGGCCGATGTGGTGATCGTGGGCGCCGAGACCGTACGGCAGGAGCGCTACCGGCCCGCGCGGGAGCGTGCGGAGTTCGCCGCGCGCCGGGCGGAGGCGGGGCAGACGCCGGTGGCGGCGATCGCGGTGGTCTCGGCGAGCCTGCATCTGGATTTCTCGCTGCCGCTGTTCACGGAGCCGGTGGTGCCCACGATGCTGATCACCGGTCCCGCCGCCCCGCGGCACGGCCTGGACGCCGCCCGGGCGGCCGGCGCCGAGGTGATCACGGTGGGGGAGGGGGCCGAGGTGGATCCGCTGCGGGTGAAGGCCGAGCTGGTCAGGCGGGGCTACACCCGGCTGCTGACCGAGGGCGGCCCGCGGCTGCTGGGGGCCTTCGCCGAGGCCGGGGCGCTGGACGAGCTGTGTCTGACCACCTCGCCGCGGTACGCGGTGGGTACCGCCGGGCGGGTGATGAGCGGCCCGGGGATCGAGGTGCCGCGCGAGCTGGAGCTGACCTCGCTGCTGGAGGAGTCCGGCTTTCTGTTCGGGCGATACCGGAGGGTCTGA
- the murC gene encoding UDP-N-acetylmuramate--L-alanine ligase, whose translation MTPAIPPAMERPHFIGIGGAGMSGIAKILTQRGALVAGSDFRESATAAALRELGATVRIGHDAAHLADGTSCVIISSAIRDDNPELAAARSQGIPVVHRSEALAALMTDSRAIAVAGTHGKTTTTSMLAVALGTLDLHPSYAIGGDLDGPGSNAHHGKGELFVAEADESDRSFHRYTPEVAVILNVELDHHANYASMDEIYESFETFTAAVRPGGTLIINADQDGARVLTARLRGRADLRIVTYGESAEADVRVLDVVPHGLTSTVTVRLADGSELAFGVSVPGRHYAHNAVAALAAGVAAGVPAAALATALGSYTGVGRRLQLKGEAAGVQVIDSYAHHPTEMTADLEAVRGAAGEGRVLVVFQPHLFSRTRELGTEMGQALALADASVVLEIYPAREDPIPGVTSALITDAATRHGARVHPEPEGGKDAVPEVIAGMAGPGDLVLTMGAGDVTDLGPKILDRLAR comes from the coding sequence ATGACACCGGCGATCCCGCCCGCCATGGAACGGCCCCACTTCATCGGCATCGGCGGCGCGGGCATGTCGGGCATCGCGAAGATCCTCACCCAGCGCGGCGCCCTCGTGGCCGGCAGCGACTTCCGTGAATCGGCCACCGCCGCCGCCCTGCGCGAGCTCGGCGCCACCGTCCGCATCGGCCACGACGCCGCGCACCTGGCCGACGGCACCAGCTGCGTGATCATCTCCAGCGCCATCCGCGACGACAACCCCGAGCTGGCCGCCGCCCGCTCCCAGGGCATCCCCGTGGTGCACCGCTCCGAGGCGCTCGCCGCCCTGATGACCGACAGCCGCGCCATCGCGGTGGCCGGCACCCACGGCAAGACCACCACCACCTCCATGCTCGCCGTCGCGCTCGGCACCCTGGACCTGCACCCCTCCTACGCCATCGGCGGCGACCTGGACGGCCCGGGCAGCAACGCGCACCACGGCAAGGGCGAGCTGTTCGTCGCCGAGGCGGACGAGAGCGACCGCAGCTTCCACCGCTACACCCCCGAGGTCGCGGTGATCCTCAACGTCGAGCTGGACCACCACGCCAACTACGCCTCGATGGACGAGATCTACGAGTCCTTCGAGACGTTCACCGCCGCCGTGCGCCCCGGCGGCACCCTGATCATCAACGCCGACCAGGACGGCGCCCGCGTCCTCACCGCCCGGTTGCGCGGCCGCGCCGACCTGCGGATCGTCACCTACGGCGAGTCGGCCGAGGCGGACGTCCGCGTCCTGGATGTCGTCCCGCACGGCCTGACCAGCACCGTCACCGTACGACTGGCCGACGGCTCCGAGCTGGCCTTCGGCGTCTCCGTACCCGGCCGCCACTACGCCCACAACGCGGTGGCCGCGCTCGCCGCCGGCGTCGCGGCCGGGGTCCCGGCCGCCGCACTGGCCACGGCGCTCGGCTCCTACACCGGCGTCGGACGCCGCCTCCAGCTCAAGGGCGAGGCGGCCGGGGTGCAGGTCATCGACTCCTACGCCCACCACCCCACCGAGATGACCGCCGACCTGGAAGCGGTACGCGGCGCGGCGGGCGAGGGCCGGGTGCTGGTCGTCTTCCAGCCGCACCTGTTCAGCCGCACCCGGGAACTGGGCACCGAGATGGGCCAGGCCCTCGCCCTGGCCGACGCCTCCGTGGTGCTGGAGATCTATCCCGCCCGCGAGGACCCCATCCCCGGCGTCACCAGCGCGCTGATCACCGACGCCGCCACCCGGCACGGCGCTCGGGTACACCCCGAACCGGAGGGCGGCAAGGACGCCGTCCCCGAGGTCATCGCGGGAATGGCCGGGCCCGGCGATCTCGTTCTCACCATGGGAGCCGGGGACGTCACCGACCTGGGACCGAAAATCCTGGACCGGCTGGCGCGGTAA
- the msrB gene encoding peptide-methionine (R)-S-oxide reductase MsrB, whose product MGYEVEKTDAQWREELTDEEYRVLREAGTERAFTGEYTDTKTVGVYNCRACGAELFRSGTKFESHCGWPSFYDPADSDAVETRVDTSLPGRPRTEVLCATCGSHLGHVFEGEGYGTPTDLRYCINSIAIRHVEAEPGTEAG is encoded by the coding sequence ATGGGTTACGAGGTCGAGAAGACCGACGCGCAGTGGCGCGAGGAACTGACCGACGAGGAGTACCGGGTCCTGCGCGAGGCGGGCACCGAGCGGGCCTTCACCGGCGAGTACACCGACACCAAGACCGTCGGCGTCTACAACTGCCGCGCCTGCGGCGCCGAGCTGTTCCGCTCCGGAACCAAGTTCGAGTCGCACTGCGGCTGGCCCTCGTTCTACGACCCGGCCGACAGCGACGCCGTGGAGACCAGGGTCGACACCTCCCTGCCGGGCCGCCCGCGCACCGAGGTGCTGTGCGCCACCTGCGGCTCGCACCTGGGTCACGTCTTCGAGGGCGAGGGCTACGGCACCCCCACCGACCTGCGGTACTGCATCAACTCCATCGCCATCCGGCACGTGGAGGCGGAGCCGGGGACGGAGGCCGGGTGA
- a CDS encoding short chain dehydrogenase codes for MTLDVIVIGAGGTVGAAVAGALEAHGHRVVRASRRGPARVDLTEPATVDALLAAHGPVDAVVCCAASGGTAPVAGSTDAAFFSGLDGKLTGQVELVRRALPHLRDGGSITLTSGTIPDTLRDAALGRLINAGIEAFVPAAARELPRGVRLNTVSPGWIRETLISLDMDPAPGTPLDEVAVCYLEAVEGSARGRVFTLD; via the coding sequence GTGACGCTCGACGTCATCGTGATCGGCGCGGGCGGCACCGTGGGTGCCGCCGTCGCCGGCGCGCTGGAGGCACACGGGCACCGGGTGGTCCGTGCCTCCCGGCGCGGCCCGGCGCGCGTCGACCTCACCGAGCCCGCCACCGTCGACGCGCTGCTCGCCGCGCACGGGCCGGTGGACGCCGTGGTGTGCTGCGCGGCCAGCGGCGGCACGGCCCCGGTGGCCGGCTCCACCGACGCCGCGTTCTTCAGCGGCCTGGACGGCAAGCTCACCGGGCAGGTCGAGCTGGTCCGCAGGGCCCTGCCCCATCTGCGCGACGGTGGCTCGATCACCCTCACCAGCGGCACCATCCCGGACACGCTGCGCGACGCGGCGCTCGGCCGCCTCATCAACGCCGGTATCGAGGCCTTCGTCCCCGCCGCCGCCAGGGAACTGCCGCGCGGCGTACGGCTCAACACCGTCAGCCCCGGCTGGATCCGCGAGACCCTGATCTCCCTGGACATGGACCCGGCCCCCGGCACCCCGCTGGACGAGGTGGCCGTGTGCTACCTGGAGGCCGTGGAGGGCAGCGCGCGCGGCCGGGTGTTCACGCTGGACTGA
- a CDS encoding carbohydrate kinase family protein produces MGNTNEPPYDVLVVGAAGVDTIVRVPRLEVPDADLLHVPPIRDYVAHTGTGAALGFHALGLRTHFLDFLGEDLQGDLIRRRFTSAGLGFDVLPAPNGTPRSVNLVDEAGRRFSFYDGRHPADLLLPPEFVGPHLDRARHVHVCRSGFNRELFGELERRGLPSSTDLHAWDGVNPDSHPWAFRTDYVFLSAAGLRGRIEETLRLILERGKARLAVATDGERGCHLLSREGDGAVQHFPAVTPAAPVVDSNGAGDAFVTAFLYTLFAGGGLGECARAGTVSGAFACTQVGTHERQMTAAELAAELAGAGGGDGAAAVSPA; encoded by the coding sequence ATGGGCAACACGAACGAACCGCCGTACGACGTCCTGGTGGTGGGCGCCGCCGGGGTGGACACGATCGTGCGGGTGCCGCGTCTGGAGGTGCCGGACGCCGACCTGCTGCACGTCCCGCCGATCCGCGACTACGTGGCGCACACCGGGACCGGCGCCGCGCTGGGTTTCCACGCGCTGGGGCTGCGCACCCACTTCCTGGACTTCCTCGGCGAGGATCTCCAGGGCGACCTGATCCGGCGCCGCTTCACCTCCGCCGGGCTCGGCTTCGATGTGCTGCCCGCGCCCAACGGCACCCCACGCAGCGTCAACCTGGTGGACGAGGCGGGGCGCAGGTTCTCCTTCTACGACGGCCGGCATCCGGCGGATCTGCTGCTGCCCCCGGAGTTCGTGGGGCCGCATCTGGACCGGGCGCGCCATGTGCACGTGTGCCGTTCCGGGTTCAACCGGGAGCTGTTCGGTGAGCTGGAGCGCCGCGGTCTGCCGTCCTCGACCGATCTGCACGCCTGGGACGGGGTCAATCCGGACAGCCATCCCTGGGCGTTCCGCACCGACTACGTGTTCCTGAGCGCGGCCGGGCTGCGGGGCCGGATCGAGGAGACGCTGCGGCTGATCCTGGAGCGGGGGAAGGCGCGGCTGGCGGTGGCCACGGACGGGGAGCGCGGCTGCCATCTGCTGAGCCGGGAGGGGGACGGGGCCGTACAGCACTTTCCGGCGGTGACCCCGGCGGCGCCGGTGGTGGACAGCAACGGGGCGGGCGACGCGTTCGTGACGGCGTTCCTGTACACGCTGTTCGCGGGCGGGGGTCTCGGTGAGTGTGCGCGGGCGGGCACCGTCTCGGGGGCCTTCGCGTGTACCCAGGTGGGCACCCACGAGCGGCAGATGACCGCCGCCGAGCTTGCGGCGGAGCTGGCCGGTGCGGGTGGCGGGGACGGCGCGGCGGCCGTCAGTCCAGCGTGA
- the treZ gene encoding malto-oligosyltrehalose trehalohydrolase, producing the protein MRFEVWAPRARRVWLWLEGARLPLREDAGGWWRTDAAAGPGSRYGFVLDDPQGPVLPDPRARRLPEGPEGPAAVTDPGAYPWRHPWAGRGLPGAVLYELHIGTFTAEGTFDAAAERLERLAELGITHVQLMPVNPFPGRHGWGYDGVAPWAVHEPYGGPEGLARLVDAAHGAGLGVVLDVVHNHLGPSGNRLPEFGPYFTDRHHTPWGSAVNLDGRGSDEVRAYFAGSALAFLRDFRLDGLRLDAVHELADDRALPFLAELSAAVDALALEVGRPLFLIAESDRNDPRTVAPRERNGLGLHAQWTDDFHHALHVALTGEAQGYYADFARAPMAALAKTLTGGFFHDGGYSAFRGRGHGRALERAATPAYRLVGYAQTHDQIGNRALGDRLTAQAGPARAALGAALVLCGPLTPMLFMGEEWGAGSPWQFFTDHQDPALAEAVRQGRRAEFAAHGWAAGDIPDPQDPATRDRSVLRHPAAEDHRELTRWHRRLIRIRRALLTPGQPLSAVAVRYDEDERWLTVCHGPLVVAVNFSPDRPATVAVPPNLLTLLAATHPVPPTAPEAGLRLPPESAAVLTPADGREVSGPW; encoded by the coding sequence ATGCGCTTCGAGGTGTGGGCACCACGGGCCCGCCGGGTCTGGCTGTGGCTGGAGGGTGCGCGGCTGCCGCTGCGTGAGGACGCGGGCGGCTGGTGGCGTACGGACGCGGCGGCCGGGCCCGGCTCCCGCTACGGCTTCGTGCTGGACGACCCCCAGGGCCCCGTGCTGCCCGACCCCCGGGCCCGCCGGCTGCCGGAGGGCCCCGAGGGCCCGGCGGCGGTGACGGACCCGGGGGCGTACCCCTGGCGGCATCCGTGGGCGGGGCGCGGGCTGCCGGGGGCGGTGCTGTACGAGCTGCACATCGGTACGTTCACGGCCGAGGGCACGTTCGACGCGGCGGCGGAGCGGCTGGAACGCCTGGCGGAGCTGGGCATCACCCATGTGCAGCTGATGCCGGTGAACCCGTTCCCTGGGCGGCACGGCTGGGGGTACGACGGGGTGGCGCCGTGGGCGGTGCACGAGCCGTACGGGGGCCCGGAGGGGCTGGCGCGGCTGGTGGACGCGGCGCACGGGGCGGGTCTTGGCGTGGTCCTCGACGTGGTGCACAACCATCTGGGGCCCTCGGGCAACCGGCTGCCGGAGTTCGGCCCGTACTTCACCGACCGGCACCACACGCCGTGGGGTTCGGCGGTGAACCTGGACGGGCGCGGTTCGGACGAGGTGCGGGCGTACTTCGCGGGCAGCGCGCTGGCGTTCCTGCGGGACTTCCGGCTGGACGGGCTGCGGCTGGACGCGGTGCACGAACTGGCGGACGACCGGGCGCTGCCGTTCCTGGCGGAGCTCTCGGCGGCGGTGGACGCGCTGGCCCTGGAGGTGGGCCGGCCGCTGTTCCTGATCGCCGAGTCGGACCGCAACGACCCGCGGACGGTCGCGCCGCGCGAGCGCAACGGTCTGGGCCTGCACGCGCAGTGGACCGACGACTTCCACCACGCACTGCACGTGGCGCTGACGGGTGAGGCGCAGGGCTACTACGCGGACTTCGCACGGGCCCCGATGGCCGCGCTGGCCAAGACCCTGACCGGGGGTTTCTTCCACGACGGCGGCTACTCGGCGTTCCGGGGCCGGGGGCACGGGCGGGCGCTGGAGCGGGCGGCGACGCCGGCGTACCGGCTGGTGGGGTACGCGCAGACGCACGATCAGATCGGCAACCGGGCGCTGGGCGATCGGCTGACGGCCCAGGCCGGGCCGGCGCGGGCGGCGCTGGGAGCGGCGCTGGTGCTGTGCGGGCCGCTGACGCCGATGCTGTTCATGGGCGAGGAGTGGGGGGCCGGCTCACCGTGGCAGTTCTTCACCGACCATCAGGACCCGGCGCTGGCGGAGGCGGTGCGGCAGGGCCGGCGCGCGGAGTTCGCGGCGCACGGCTGGGCGGCCGGGGACATCCCTGACCCGCAGGACCCGGCGACCCGCGACCGTTCCGTGCTGCGGCATCCTGCGGCGGAGGACCACCGGGAGCTCACGCGGTGGCACCGGCGGCTGATCAGGATCCGCCGCGCGCTGCTGACACCTGGGCAGCCGCTGTCGGCGGTAGCGGTCCGGTACGACGAGGACGAACGGTGGCTGACGGTGTGCCACGGTCCGCTGGTGGTGGCGGTGAACTTCTCGCCCGACCGCCCGGCGACCGTGGCCGTTCCCCCGAACCTGCTCACGCTCCTGGCGGCCACCCACCCCGTACCCCCGACGGCCCCGGAGGCGGGCCTGCGGCTGCCGCCGGAGTCGGCGGCGGTCCTGACCCCGGCCGACGGCCGGGAGGTGTCCGGCCCGTGGTGA
- a CDS encoding GNAT family N-acetyltransferase: protein MTDLVFRCLAEGESSTLFTSLPDPGLVGRALLDPPHNVVRTLAEGGEYRPEWLWMALRDGEVVARAGYWGGPDDTKPVALDWFDFTDPEAGTALLRASGLRPEYELILPPGWRSDPLARAAGGARISAAVEAGYEPLVERFRYTWTPECGIPDAPGRLVFRPEPDDDVVLDILRRIHSTTLDAHALRAIAQDGPDAAARQELEFLNWCPSPREWWRMAYTPAGELVGFQAPAHNPSSPVVGLIGVVPEQRGHGYAYDLLVECTRQLAAEGAERIHAATDTGNVPMAKAFARAGYPVTQHRYCLA from the coding sequence ATGACCGATCTGGTCTTCCGCTGCCTCGCCGAGGGCGAGAGCAGCACCCTTTTCACCTCGCTCCCCGACCCCGGCCTGGTCGGCCGCGCGCTGCTCGACCCGCCGCACAACGTGGTCCGTACGCTCGCCGAGGGCGGCGAGTACCGGCCCGAGTGGCTCTGGATGGCGCTGCGCGACGGGGAGGTCGTGGCCCGCGCCGGCTACTGGGGCGGGCCGGACGACACCAAGCCGGTCGCCCTGGACTGGTTCGACTTCACCGACCCCGAGGCGGGCACCGCCCTGCTGCGGGCCAGCGGTCTGCGCCCCGAGTACGAGCTGATCCTGCCGCCCGGCTGGCGCTCCGACCCGCTCGCCCGGGCGGCCGGCGGGGCACGGATCTCGGCGGCGGTCGAGGCTGGCTACGAGCCGCTGGTGGAACGTTTCCGCTACACGTGGACCCCCGAGTGCGGGATCCCCGACGCGCCGGGGCGGCTGGTCTTCCGGCCCGAGCCCGACGACGACGTGGTCCTGGACATCTTGCGCCGCATCCACAGCACCACGCTGGACGCGCACGCGCTGCGGGCGATCGCGCAGGACGGCCCCGACGCGGCCGCCCGGCAGGAGCTGGAGTTCCTGAACTGGTGTCCCTCGCCGCGTGAGTGGTGGCGTATGGCGTACACCCCTGCGGGTGAGCTGGTCGGCTTCCAGGCGCCGGCCCACAATCCGAGCAGCCCGGTGGTCGGCCTCATCGGCGTGGTCCCCGAGCAGCGCGGTCACGGTTACGCGTACGACCTGCTGGTGGAGTGCACCCGGCAACTGGCCGCCGAGGGCGCGGAGCGCATACACGCCGCCACCGACACCGGCAATGTGCCGATGGCCAAGGCGTTCGCCCGGGCGGGCTATCCGGTGACACAGCACCGCTACTGCCTGGCGTGA
- a CDS encoding DUF1707 and FHA domain-containing protein, with the protein MTSIESGVPSPRISDADRERALGALREGMVDGRLSHDTFERRMEQVMGARRPEELALALRDLPACEGAAERTGWLVQTVGRIASFQHRMSAAWRAERLPQLVLPTPGPHPLSIGRAPGSALRLNDGSVSRFHAQLTADGGGWLIRDLGSANGTWVNGRRVTDTLPVRPGDEVRFGAVSYRLSLR; encoded by the coding sequence ATGACCTCGATCGAGTCCGGTGTGCCCTCTCCGCGGATATCCGACGCGGATCGTGAGCGTGCCCTCGGCGCGCTGCGCGAGGGCATGGTGGACGGAAGGTTGTCCCACGACACCTTCGAGCGGCGGATGGAACAGGTCATGGGGGCCCGGCGTCCGGAGGAGCTCGCCCTGGCGCTGCGGGATCTGCCCGCCTGCGAGGGGGCGGCCGAACGCACCGGCTGGCTGGTGCAGACGGTGGGCCGGATCGCCTCCTTCCAGCACCGGATGTCCGCGGCGTGGCGTGCCGAGCGGCTGCCGCAACTGGTGCTGCCCACCCCGGGGCCGCACCCGCTGTCGATCGGCCGGGCCCCGGGCTCGGCGCTGCGGCTCAACGACGGGAGCGTCTCGCGTTTCCACGCCCAGCTGACGGCCGACGGGGGCGGGTGGCTGATACGGGATCTGGGCTCGGCGAACGGGACCTGGGTGAACGGCCGGCGGGTGACCGACACGCTGCCGGTGCGGCCGGGGGACGAGGTGCGCTTCGGCGCCGTCTCGTACCGCTTGAGCCTGCGGTGA